In Bombus huntii isolate Logan2020A chromosome 3, iyBomHunt1.1, whole genome shotgun sequence, a single genomic region encodes these proteins:
- the LOC126863744 gene encoding delta-1-pyrroline-5-carboxylate dehydrogenase, mitochondrial: MLSLCRQALIINSQKVGTRCLGTIIPLPNPAEFPLENEPVLNYKKGSPERAELERALDKMASDCEEVPLVIGNEEIKTDLCRYQVMPHNHKAKVAKYYWATPDLVKKAIDVAVKAQREWEKCPFEQRLEIWLRAADLMATKYRQQLNAATMLGQSKSVIQAEIDSAAELIDFFRMHAYFAKEALKYQPISTNPKVTLNSMRYRGMDGFVAAVSPFNFTAIGGNLSYTPALMGNAVLWKPSDTAVLSNWWIFKICKEAGVPPGVVNFVPCEGPVFGDTITASPYLSGINFTGSVPTFNRLWVQIGKNLGKYRNYPKLVGECGGKNYHFVHASADVESVINGTIRSAFEFNGQKCSACSRMYVPESLWPKIKEGLLSLRDALKIGDVRDFTVFTGAVIDATAFKRISGYIKHAKKSPNLEIIGGGKYDDSVGYFIDPTIVETKDPTDKIITEEIFGPVLTIYVYKDSNLDETMKLVESSTPYALTGSIFSQDEKWARRALEEFKYTAGNFYVNDKSTGSVVGQQPFGGSRMSGTNDKAGGPHYVLRWASPQSIKETFVPLREYDYPYMRS; the protein is encoded by the exons ATGTTGAGTCTTTGCCGTCAAGCGTTAATAATTAACAGTCAAAA AGTTGGTACAAGATGTTTAGGAACAATAATACCATTACCAAATCCTGCtgaatttcctttggaaaatGAACCTGTccttaattataaaaaaggTAGCCCTGAGAGGGCAGAATTGGAAAGAGCTTTGGATAAAATGGCCAGTGATTGTGAGGAAGTACCCCTGGTTATtggaaatgaagaaattaaaacaGATTTATGTAGATATCAAGTTATG ccACATAATCATAAAGCAAAGGTTGCAAAATATTATTGGGCAACACCTGATCTAGTCAAAAAGGCAATAGATGTTGCTGTAAAGGCTCAGCGTGAATGGGAAAAATGTCCATTTGAACAGCGTTTAGAAATCTGGTTGAGGGCAGCTGATTTGATGGCAACAAAATACAGACAGCAATTAAATGCTGCTACAATGCTCGGACAGAGCAAATCTGTTATTCAAGCAGAAATTGATAGTGCAGCAgaattaattgatttttttAGAATGCATGCATATTTTGCCAAAGAGGCTTTAAAATATCAACCAATTTCAACCAATCCTAAAGTAACATTAAATTCAATGAGATATAGAGGAATGGATGGTTTTGTTGCAGCAGTATCACCATTCAACTTTACTGCCATTGGTGGTAATCTTAGCTATACACCTGCTTTAATG GGTAATGCAGTACTCTGGAAGCCATCTGATACAGCTGTACTTTCTAACTGGTGGATTTTTAAGATATGTAAAGAAGCTGGTGTACCACCAGGTGTAGTCAATTTTGTTCCATGTGAAGGACCCGTTTTTGGTGACACTATAACTGCTTCACCTTATCTATCCGGGATTAATTTTACCGGATCAGTTCCCACGTTTAATCGTTTGTGGGTGCAAATTGGTAAAAATCTGGGAAAATATAGGAACTACCCCAAATTAGTAGGCGAATGTGGTGGAAAAAATTATCATTTCGTACACGCGAGTGCTGATGTAGAGTCAGTTATTAATGGGACCATACGAAGCGCTTTCGAATTTAATGGTCAAAAATGTTCAGCTTGCAGTAGAATGTATGTTCCAGAATCATTGTGGCCAAAG ATAAAGGAAGGCCTTTTATCGCTTCGTGACGCACTTAAGATTGGCGACGTCAGAGATTTTACCGTGTTCACCGGAGCCGTTATAGATGCTACTGCATTTAAAAGAATTTCTGGTTACATCAAACATGCCAAAAAATCGCCTAATTTAGAAATTATCGGCGGTGGGAAATACGATGATTC GGTTGGATACTTCATTGACCCGACAATAGTAGAAACAAAAGACCCTACAGATAAGATAATAACAGAGGAAATATTTGGGCCTGTATTAACAATATACGTTTATAAAGATTCAAACCTCGATGAAACGATGAAATTGGTAGAATCCTCGACACCTTATGCTTTAACTGGATCGATATTCTCGCAAGACGA AAAATGGGCGAGAAGAGCTCtcgaagaatttaaatatacagcTGGCAATTTCTATGTTAATGATAAATCGACAGGCTCGGTCGTTGGTCAGCAACCATTCGGTGGTAGTAGAATGTCTGGAACAAATGATAAGGCTGGCGGACCTCATTACGTTCTTCGTTGGGCATCGCCACAGTCAATCAAAGAAACATTTGTTCCTTTGCGTGAATACGATTATCCATATATGAGGTCTTAG